A region from the Desulfocurvibacter africanus subsp. africanus DSM 2603 genome encodes:
- a CDS encoding ribbon-helix-helix protein, CopG family has product MRRQQERVTVYLPKWHIEVLKEQSSREKISMSAHIRRLLARVETKKV; this is encoded by the coding sequence ATGCGTAGACAGCAGGAGCGAGTTACGGTCTACCTACCCAAATGGCACATTGAAGTCCTCAAAGAGCAGTCGAGCCGCGAAAAGATCAGCATGAGCGCCCATATACGGCGCTTGCTGGCTCGCGTGGAGACCAAGAAGGTATAA
- a CDS encoding site-specific integrase, which yields MIVEPITSLDAIETIKKMLSPRDKLLFVVGINNGLRIGDLLRLKVDDLDGKKVGECVSLVEEKTGKPNVLMVNKTVFKVFKEYKEACNPLPGDFLFQSRKGKNQPLSVEACNRMVKSWCKAVGLKGNFGTHTLRKTWGWVQHSQFGTSSEIICRRYNHSSPRITMTYLGITSRDVENVLLREI from the coding sequence ATGATAGTGGAACCAATCACCAGCCTTGACGCAATCGAGACAATCAAGAAGATGTTGAGTCCTCGGGATAAGTTGCTGTTCGTCGTGGGAATCAACAACGGGCTCCGGATCGGTGACTTGCTCCGACTCAAAGTGGATGACCTGGACGGCAAGAAAGTTGGCGAGTGCGTGTCCCTGGTGGAAGAGAAGACCGGAAAGCCCAATGTCCTTATGGTCAACAAGACGGTTTTCAAGGTTTTCAAAGAGTACAAGGAAGCCTGCAATCCCCTTCCGGGAGATTTCTTGTTCCAGTCCAGGAAGGGAAAGAATCAACCTTTGAGCGTCGAGGCGTGTAACCGGATGGTCAAGTCCTGGTGTAAGGCTGTTGGGCTCAAAGGGAATTTTGGGACACACACCTTGCGCAAAACGTGGGGATGGGTTCAGCACTCGCAGTTTGGTACTTCATCGGAAATCATTTGCAGACGCTATAACCATTCGAGCCCCCGTATCACAATGACTTATCTCGGAATTACGAGTAGGGATGTGGAAAATGTATTGCTCAGGGAGATATAA
- a CDS encoding CopG family transcriptional regulator produces MTKRTVFKEKAETYLTPEIKTRLMVMASDRGMTISQLLRRMIIDYCSRYETEKIKMLRG; encoded by the coding sequence ATGACGAAAAGAACAGTTTTCAAAGAGAAAGCAGAAACCTACCTTACTCCTGAAATCAAAACACGTTTGATGGTCATGGCAAGTGACCGTGGAATGACAATCAGCCAATTGTTGCGTCGGATGATTATTGACTATTGTTCGCGGTATGAGACTGAAAAAATTAAAATGCTTCGAGGCTGA
- a CDS encoding tyrosine-type recombinase/integrase: MSQVTLRKLEDYPITLFRRGDGKSDKIYYYFTDHKGKAHKGSCKTSDEKQAARFVTKVYNDIISGKRIAKPLDFTTCVKKFLDFKKDRVKAKTYAMYKHHSTYLIERYKTKDVNDFIQKDVNDYIKWRRGYYKTHKTKQVQQYKRNGKVITGRKFTEVSNCLLNREAQLLVAILRYAQVHEHQLVDKPCPKVAYLEENIRSEPMSDSERDQILAYFDEENLYYAQMIRFLLLTGLRYPQELNNLIWSDVDWNKQTILIRAMKSKKKTPQHRNVPLVDRAVKILEALHQRDKIKKRQNDYIFVDDNGNRILNIRKSFKACLKVCKIKNDYTLYHCRHKFAQDMAKRPDIPLPFIARAMGHVDTKMIELRYGHFRDHDAVKAFNASEKKREEIILQRKMEANVEEIDREINELRIKLNVLELLKETK, from the coding sequence ATGTCACAAGTCACCCTGCGCAAGTTGGAAGACTACCCAATCACCCTCTTTCGTCGTGGCGACGGGAAAAGTGATAAAATCTACTACTATTTCACGGATCATAAAGGCAAGGCTCACAAGGGTTCATGCAAAACTTCGGATGAAAAGCAAGCAGCACGATTTGTAACCAAAGTATATAATGATATTATTTCAGGAAAGAGGATTGCAAAGCCGCTTGATTTTACAACATGCGTCAAGAAATTTTTGGACTTCAAGAAAGATAGGGTCAAAGCAAAGACATATGCAATGTATAAACATCATTCAACATACCTGATTGAGAGGTATAAAACCAAGGATGTCAATGACTTTATTCAAAAAGACGTGAACGATTACATAAAATGGAGGCGTGGTTACTACAAGACGCACAAGACAAAGCAGGTTCAGCAATATAAACGTAATGGCAAGGTCATCACTGGTAGAAAATTTACAGAAGTTTCAAATTGTTTATTGAACAGAGAAGCACAATTACTTGTCGCAATCTTGCGTTATGCACAAGTCCATGAGCACCAATTGGTTGATAAACCATGCCCAAAAGTTGCTTACCTTGAAGAAAACATTCGATCCGAACCAATGTCGGATAGTGAAAGAGATCAGATACTTGCATATTTTGACGAAGAAAATTTATACTATGCTCAAATGATAAGGTTTTTGTTGCTCACTGGATTGAGGTATCCACAAGAATTGAACAACTTGATTTGGTCTGATGTGGACTGGAATAAACAAACCATCCTCATTCGGGCGATGAAATCCAAAAAAAAGACACCACAACATAGAAACGTTCCACTTGTGGACAGGGCAGTAAAAATCCTGGAAGCACTCCATCAAAGGGACAAGATCAAAAAGAGACAAAATGATTATATATTTGTTGATGATAATGGGAATAGGATATTGAACATAAGAAAATCTTTCAAGGCATGCTTGAAAGTATGTAAGATAAAAAATGATTATACATTGTACCACTGTCGTCATAAATTTGCACAAGACATGGCAAAACGACCTGATATTCCTCTCCCCTTCATCGCTCGGGCAATGGGTCACGTGGACACCAAGATGATTGAATTGCGATATGGGCATTTTCGTGACCATGACGCGGTCAAGGCTTTCAATGCCTCCGAGAAAAAGAGAGAAGAAATCATCCTGCAACGAAAAATGGAAGCCAACGTGGAAGAGATTGACCGAGAAATCAATGAGTTGAGAATAAAACTCAACGTTTTGGAGTTGCTGAAAGAGACGAAGTAG
- a CDS encoding methyl-accepting chemotaxis protein — MSLRYKISIPLIVAVIVLGTISYFVTNSSLVELKDSTLAIMVDNKAHEVEQGIEQASLEALGLASLFSKLPEVAEAYEVAFSGNINDEKSPQSQQAREMLRRVLAPTLAGYKAAMGSDLKLHFHLPNGRSLLRAWWKQNVQRKGQWLDISDDISGFRQTVLDVNRSGQNLKGIELGRGGFEVRGVLPVFNAQGRQLGSVEILFPFNPIMERASKGKGQSLVVYMNAEGLEIATGLSDESKNPRVGSKYVLLSGSSTGEVEKLVNMDLLDRARQGLSTIEHGSTMLAGFPIKDYQGKQTGVVIYAMDTARQVGIIRNIQLIFVGVMAALLIVPTLIGGLFVSRFVVTPTRGMISKIKDIAEDRANLKDRLDDSQRDEIGELATWFNRLMGKIDTILCDVQGYVNMVNAVPDPIFSVDDNFRILQANTATQTFLGKAEKELKGNCCHEFFKTSVCKTDKCPIAMAKKLQGAFKSDIIDLSRDGKVMFIQPAGDILRDCDGNRVGYVEVARNVTELVLKEREIHNNLGLIKKVNNETRDAASQIAAASDQIMTRLEDVNEGASKQRDRATETATAMEQMNATVLEVARNASEASKQADATRTKALEGAEVVSKAVEAISQVRDRSMGMKATLGELGGQAESIGRIMSVINDIADQTNLLALNAAIEAARAGDAGRGFAVVADEVRKLAEKTMTATKEVGEAISAIQRGTESNIKEMDRAVTAVESAVVLANNSGTALQEIVKLVNTTTDQVRSIATAAEEQSSTSEQIGQAIVEVNRIAGDTAQGMSESVQAISELVALADRLRDLSNGDGVEQA; from the coding sequence GTGAGCCTGCGCTATAAAATCTCAATTCCACTTATTGTGGCAGTCATTGTCCTTGGCACAATAAGCTACTTCGTTACTAACAGCAGTTTGGTGGAGCTCAAAGACAGCACTTTGGCCATAATGGTCGATAACAAAGCTCACGAAGTAGAGCAGGGTATCGAGCAGGCTTCTTTGGAGGCCCTGGGGCTCGCTTCGCTCTTCAGCAAACTTCCCGAAGTGGCAGAGGCCTATGAAGTGGCCTTCTCGGGCAATATAAACGACGAAAAAAGTCCGCAGTCGCAGCAGGCCCGCGAGATGCTGCGACGTGTACTCGCGCCTACCCTTGCAGGCTACAAGGCGGCCATGGGTAGTGACCTCAAGCTGCACTTCCATCTGCCAAACGGTCGCAGCCTACTGCGCGCCTGGTGGAAGCAGAACGTGCAACGGAAGGGGCAATGGCTGGACATCTCCGACGATATCTCCGGTTTCCGTCAGACCGTTCTCGATGTGAACCGCTCAGGTCAAAACCTTAAAGGTATTGAGCTGGGCAGAGGCGGTTTCGAAGTGCGCGGGGTCCTTCCTGTGTTCAATGCCCAGGGCCGACAGCTTGGTTCCGTGGAGATACTCTTTCCCTTTAACCCGATTATGGAGCGCGCCTCCAAGGGCAAGGGCCAGAGTCTTGTGGTATACATGAACGCCGAGGGCCTCGAAATCGCCACTGGACTAAGTGATGAAAGCAAGAATCCTCGTGTAGGCTCCAAGTATGTGCTTTTGTCCGGCTCCTCCACTGGCGAAGTTGAGAAGCTGGTGAATATGGATTTGCTAGATCGCGCCAGACAGGGTCTGTCCACGATAGAGCATGGCAGCACAATGCTCGCGGGTTTCCCCATCAAGGATTACCAGGGCAAGCAGACCGGGGTCGTGATCTACGCCATGGACACGGCCCGCCAAGTCGGAATCATTCGCAATATACAGTTGATTTTCGTGGGCGTCATGGCCGCGCTGCTTATAGTGCCGACGCTCATCGGTGGGCTGTTTGTCTCGCGCTTTGTAGTTACACCCACGAGGGGCATGATTTCCAAGATCAAAGACATCGCCGAAGACCGTGCAAATCTCAAGGATCGCCTGGACGATTCCCAGCGTGACGAGATAGGCGAGTTGGCGACCTGGTTTAATCGGCTCATGGGCAAAATCGACACCATTCTGTGTGATGTCCAAGGTTATGTGAATATGGTCAATGCCGTGCCCGATCCCATCTTCTCGGTGGACGATAACTTCCGGATACTGCAAGCCAATACGGCCACGCAGACATTTCTGGGCAAGGCAGAAAAAGAACTCAAGGGCAACTGCTGCCACGAGTTTTTCAAGACTTCCGTCTGCAAGACGGACAAGTGCCCTATTGCCATGGCCAAGAAACTCCAGGGAGCTTTCAAGAGCGATATCATTGATCTCAGCCGCGACGGCAAGGTCATGTTTATTCAACCTGCCGGCGACATCCTGCGCGACTGTGACGGCAATCGGGTCGGTTATGTAGAGGTGGCTCGCAACGTGACGGAACTCGTGCTCAAGGAACGAGAAATACATAATAATCTAGGCCTTATCAAAAAGGTCAACAACGAGACGCGTGATGCGGCGTCTCAGATTGCCGCAGCTTCGGATCAAATCATGACCCGCCTTGAGGACGTGAACGAAGGTGCCTCGAAACAGCGCGACAGGGCGACTGAAACAGCCACGGCCATGGAGCAGATGAACGCCACGGTACTTGAGGTGGCGCGTAATGCGTCCGAAGCCTCCAAGCAGGCTGATGCAACGCGCACGAAGGCCTTGGAGGGCGCAGAAGTCGTTTCCAAGGCGGTCGAGGCTATTTCCCAGGTTCGGGATCGCTCCATGGGGATGAAGGCCACACTCGGAGAATTAGGCGGCCAAGCGGAATCTATTGGACGCATCATGAGCGTCATCAACGATATCGCCGACCAGACCAACCTCTTGGCTCTCAACGCAGCTATCGAGGCTGCGCGTGCTGGCGACGCTGGACGCGGATTTGCCGTAGTGGCGGACGAGGTGCGCAAGCTTGCCGAAAAGACCATGACCGCCACCAAGGAAGTCGGCGAGGCCATTTCCGCAATCCAGAGGGGCACCGAAAGCAATATCAAGGAGATGGACCGCGCCGTCACAGCAGTGGAATCCGCAGTGGTACTGGCCAACAATTCGGGCACGGCTCTGCAGGAGATCGTCAAGCTCGTCAACACCACGACGGACCAAGTACGCTCCATCGCCACGGCGGCAGAGGAGCAATCCTCTACCAGTGAACAAATCGGTCAAGCCATTGTGGAGGTCAACCGCATAGCCGGCGACACGGCTCAAGGCATGAGCGAATCGGTACAGGCGATATCGGAACTTGTCGCCCTTGCCGATCGACTGCGCGATCTATCCAATGGAGATGGAGTCGAACAAGCTTAA
- a CDS encoding Mrp/NBP35 family ATP-binding protein, with translation MSDACKSCGKSGSCSSQKEGKDCGEKAKSPEDLKLAENLGRIKNKIVVMSGKGGVGKSTVAVNIALALALAGKKVGLLDVDVHGPSIPRLLSLSGQQAHIEKDYIEPIPWSKNLWVMSLGFLLPDPNEAVIWRGPVKMGLIRQFLQNVAWGELDFLIVDCPPGTGDEPLTVMQLLGKEAKSVIVTTPQMLAIDDVRRSITFCKRTGNQLLGVVENMSGFVCPDCGKRHEIFKSGAGEQMAMDMGVPFLGRIPVDPELARAGDEGFAYIKVYPDSETSKIMREIVQPMLDMLPVTA, from the coding sequence ATGAGTGACGCATGTAAAAGCTGCGGCAAGAGCGGAAGTTGCTCCTCCCAGAAGGAGGGCAAGGACTGCGGAGAGAAGGCGAAAAGCCCCGAGGATCTTAAGCTGGCCGAGAATCTCGGCCGGATCAAGAACAAGATTGTGGTCATGTCAGGCAAGGGCGGCGTAGGCAAATCCACGGTAGCCGTGAACATTGCTCTCGCCTTGGCCCTGGCCGGCAAGAAAGTCGGCTTGTTGGATGTGGACGTACACGGACCTAGCATTCCCCGGCTCTTGAGCCTTTCCGGCCAGCAGGCCCATATCGAGAAGGATTATATCGAGCCTATACCCTGGAGCAAGAATCTGTGGGTCATGTCTCTCGGTTTCCTTCTGCCTGACCCCAATGAGGCGGTCATCTGGCGCGGTCCAGTAAAAATGGGCCTCATCCGTCAGTTTCTGCAGAACGTTGCCTGGGGTGAATTGGATTTCCTGATCGTGGATTGCCCTCCGGGCACGGGCGACGAACCGCTCACGGTCATGCAGCTCCTGGGCAAGGAAGCCAAGTCGGTCATCGTCACCACCCCGCAGATGCTGGCCATCGACGATGTGCGTCGGTCCATCACCTTCTGCAAGCGCACCGGCAACCAGCTCCTGGGTGTGGTGGAGAACATGAGCGGTTTTGTTTGCCCGGATTGCGGCAAGCGTCACGAGATCTTCAAATCCGGTGCCGGCGAGCAGATGGCCATGGACATGGGTGTGCCGTTCCTCGGCCGCATTCCGGTGGACCCGGAATTGGCCCGCGCCGGTGACGAAGGCTTCGCCTACATCAAGGTCTATCCCGACAGCGAAACTTCCAAGATCATGCGCGAGATCGTCCAGCCCATGCTCGACATGCTGCCCGTGACTGCCTAA
- a CDS encoding methyl-accepting chemotaxis protein has protein sequence MKIRFAAMFALIIISSIILAFLSIGQTPMLILSLFIIGVASSCAICAFRQFVRPLQIIVAYARQIADGNLTGSIEGKFILELNELAFALQKVANTLSNKLAFMTSMLDNIPTPMAFISPNGKITWLNKPMVDLIDAGGSPESHYGEDFSVFFYGERRETVTEKAIRTRERHSAKGEVTSRKGIKKWISVASSPIFDPNGVLIGGFTSVFDFTRVVEKEQGMTRMNQQIMEAVRTFEEISKELSLTGVSLGEDIAGVNKGMDEQKDRVNETVTAMEQMNATVLEVARNASEAAGNSAKAKDQAFEGEEVVKQVVASIQAVQAQAMNLKESMSALGKQSESIGAILEVISDIADQTNLLALNAAIEAARAGDAGRGFAVVADEVRKLAEKTMNATKEVGQAISGIQQGTRENMHSVDKAVQAIEETTVHAKESGISLQAIVDYTETSSIQVQSIATAAEEQSSASEQINRAMVGIDHATEDTLAAMRRAVAHVEHLNGLAEKLTDSMHALASTS, from the coding sequence ATGAAGATCAGATTTGCGGCAATGTTTGCACTTATCATTATCTCATCAATAATACTTGCTTTCCTTTCCATTGGGCAAACGCCAATGCTCATACTCAGTCTCTTCATTATTGGAGTGGCTTCGAGTTGTGCTATCTGTGCGTTCCGTCAATTTGTGCGGCCTCTGCAAATAATAGTCGCATATGCTCGCCAGATTGCAGACGGAAATCTCACGGGCTCCATTGAAGGCAAATTTATTTTGGAGCTGAACGAACTTGCTTTCGCTCTACAAAAAGTGGCCAACACCCTCAGCAACAAGCTCGCCTTCATGACGAGTATGCTTGATAACATCCCTACACCTATGGCTTTCATTAGTCCCAACGGTAAGATTACCTGGCTGAACAAACCGATGGTTGATCTGATTGACGCCGGCGGCTCCCCCGAAAGCCACTACGGTGAGGATTTCTCGGTCTTCTTCTATGGGGAGCGCAGGGAAACAGTCACGGAAAAGGCCATCCGCACGCGGGAGCGCCATAGCGCCAAGGGTGAGGTGACCTCTCGCAAAGGGATTAAAAAATGGATCTCCGTGGCCTCTTCGCCGATATTCGATCCGAACGGCGTGCTCATCGGCGGCTTCACCTCGGTCTTCGACTTCACTCGCGTAGTTGAAAAAGAACAGGGAATGACCCGGATGAACCAACAGATAATGGAGGCTGTCCGGACATTCGAAGAAATCTCGAAAGAACTGTCATTGACCGGTGTTAGCCTTGGCGAAGACATCGCGGGCGTAAACAAAGGCATGGACGAACAGAAGGATCGCGTTAACGAAACAGTTACGGCCATGGAGCAAATGAACGCCACGGTTCTGGAAGTAGCCAGGAACGCCTCCGAGGCGGCTGGGAATTCAGCCAAGGCCAAGGATCAGGCCTTTGAAGGTGAGGAAGTCGTCAAGCAGGTTGTTGCATCGATACAGGCGGTTCAGGCCCAAGCAATGAACCTGAAGGAAAGCATGTCGGCCCTCGGCAAGCAGTCGGAGTCCATTGGCGCAATCCTGGAAGTCATCTCCGATATCGCCGATCAGACCAATCTGTTGGCCTTGAACGCCGCCATCGAGGCTGCCAGGGCCGGCGATGCCGGGCGCGGCTTCGCTGTCGTGGCTGATGAGGTGAGAAAACTCGCGGAGAAGACCATGAACGCCACCAAAGAGGTGGGCCAAGCCATCAGCGGAATTCAGCAAGGCACCCGCGAGAACATGCACAGTGTGGACAAGGCAGTTCAAGCCATCGAGGAAACCACGGTCCATGCAAAAGAGTCAGGCATCTCTTTGCAGGCCATCGTCGACTACACGGAAACCTCTTCGATCCAGGTTCAATCCATCGCCACGGCAGCCGAAGAACAGTCGTCCGCAAGCGAACAGATCAACAGGGCCATGGTGGGGATAGACCATGCGACCGAAGATACGCTTGCGGCAATGCGCAGGGCTGTGGCGCACGTGGAGCACCTCAATGGCTTGGCGGAAAAACTGACTGACTCCATGCATGCCCTCGCTTCTACTTCATAA
- the gpmI gene encoding 2,3-bisphosphoglycerate-independent phosphoglycerate mutase produces the protein MQTIKPTILLILDGWGCAEKGPGNAVCMAGTPTLDRLRATYPSTLLACSGRAVGLPDGFMGNSEVGHMNIGAGRVIYQDMTRIDVAIEDGSFFENPALTQAAHLAKTSGGRLHLMGLVSDGGVHSHEKHIFALLELAKRQGLDNVLVHAFLDGRDTPPTSGAGYLRHLMAKMKEIGIGRVASVIGRYWAMDRDKRWERNELAYDALTLGQGQKIVDPVAAIEEAYAAGENDEFVKPRVVVDANGAPLGTLQDGDVVIFFNFRADRARQITRALHDAEFKGFARKSWPKLAMLATMTEYDSDFPLPAAYPPQSVDKSLGQIVSEADLKQLRLAETEKYAHVTYFLSCGREEPFPGEDRVLVPSPRDVATYDLKPEMSVRQVTDILLAKWRDYDLTVCNLANLDMVGHTGIIPAAMEAAKAVDECVARIVEAVLASGGRICITADHGNAEEMLDEKGGKQTAHSKNPVPFVYIEQGVELALDNVALRQGGILGDIAPTLLMLMGLPIPVQMTGAPLIIVNEGAGHAK, from the coding sequence ATGCAGACGATTAAGCCAACCATTTTGCTCATCCTGGATGGCTGGGGTTGCGCCGAAAAGGGACCGGGCAATGCCGTGTGCATGGCCGGAACCCCAACGCTGGATAGGCTGCGCGCAACATACCCGTCCACGCTGCTGGCCTGCTCGGGTCGGGCAGTTGGCCTGCCTGACGGGTTCATGGGCAATTCCGAGGTCGGGCACATGAATATCGGTGCGGGACGCGTGATATATCAGGACATGACCCGCATCGACGTGGCCATCGAGGATGGCAGCTTCTTCGAGAACCCGGCGTTGACGCAGGCCGCGCATTTGGCCAAGACGAGCGGAGGCCGGCTGCACCTGATGGGTCTGGTCTCGGACGGCGGCGTACACAGTCACGAGAAGCACATCTTCGCCTTGCTTGAGCTGGCCAAGCGTCAGGGGCTGGACAATGTGCTCGTGCATGCGTTCCTGGACGGCCGCGACACGCCGCCGACCAGTGGCGCGGGCTATCTTCGCCATCTCATGGCGAAGATGAAAGAAATCGGTATTGGGCGCGTCGCTTCAGTCATCGGCCGCTATTGGGCCATGGACCGCGACAAGCGCTGGGAACGCAACGAACTGGCCTATGATGCCCTGACCTTGGGGCAAGGCCAGAAGATTGTGGACCCGGTTGCGGCCATCGAGGAAGCCTATGCCGCGGGGGAAAACGACGAGTTCGTGAAGCCGCGCGTGGTGGTTGATGCCAATGGCGCGCCTCTTGGAACTTTGCAGGACGGCGATGTCGTCATCTTTTTCAACTTCCGTGCCGATCGTGCCCGGCAGATCACGCGAGCTCTCCATGACGCGGAGTTCAAGGGGTTTGCGCGCAAGAGTTGGCCCAAGCTGGCCATGCTGGCGACCATGACCGAGTATGACTCGGATTTCCCTCTGCCCGCGGCTTACCCTCCCCAATCAGTGGACAAGTCCCTGGGCCAAATAGTCTCCGAGGCGGACTTGAAGCAACTCCGGCTAGCCGAAACCGAAAAATACGCCCATGTGACCTATTTTTTGAGTTGCGGCCGGGAAGAGCCTTTTCCTGGCGAAGATCGCGTCCTGGTGCCATCTCCACGAGACGTGGCCACTTATGACCTGAAGCCGGAGATGAGCGTGCGTCAGGTCACGGATATTCTGCTGGCCAAATGGCGCGACTACGATCTTACTGTCTGCAACTTGGCCAACTTGGATATGGTGGGCCATACAGGCATTATCCCGGCGGCCATGGAAGCGGCCAAAGCCGTGGACGAGTGCGTGGCGCGCATAGTCGAAGCGGTTCTGGCCTCTGGCGGCCGCATCTGCATAACCGCGGACCATGGCAATGCCGAGGAGATGCTTGACGAGAAGGGCGGCAAGCAGACTGCGCACAGCAAGAACCCGGTACCATTCGTTTACATCGAGCAGGGCGTGGAGCTTGCATTGGACAATGTTGCCCTGCGCCAGGGCGGCATCCTTGGCGACATCGCGCCCACGCTGCTCATGCTAATGGGCTTGCCCATCCCGGTGCAGATGACCGGCGCACCGCTCATAATTGTCAACGAAGGTGCAGGTCATGCAAAGTAG
- the rsfS gene encoding ribosome silencing factor, producing the protein MQKVKELHRTISTTDKAKTVATWLRDKKAIDIIALDVRGISPITESLVVATASSVRHAQGLANHILDKVSEEKLEYLGMEGSQQGSWILIDLNDVLVHIFQTDNRQFYNIEGLWSEGTPIELPFHADD; encoded by the coding sequence ATGCAGAAGGTTAAGGAATTACACAGGACTATTTCCACCACAGACAAGGCCAAAACCGTGGCCACGTGGCTGCGCGACAAGAAGGCCATCGATATAATCGCCCTCGATGTTCGCGGCATAAGCCCCATCACCGAAAGCTTGGTAGTGGCCACGGCCTCCAGCGTGCGCCATGCTCAAGGTTTGGCTAACCACATCCTGGACAAGGTGAGCGAGGAAAAGCTCGAATACCTGGGCATGGAGGGTTCCCAGCAAGGAAGCTGGATCCTCATCGACCTGAATGATGTGCTTGTGCACATCTTTCAGACAGACAACCGCCAGTTCTATAACATCGAGGGCCTCTGGTCCGAAGGCACTCCCATAGAGCTTCCCTTCCATGCAGACGATTAA
- a CDS encoding phenylacetate--CoA ligase family protein, translating to MIFDVDKETLPREDLEALQLRRLKYLVERTYANVPFYRNKLDESGVKPADIRKLSDVRLLPFTEKQDLRNNYPFGLFAVPKENVVRIHASSGTTGRATVVGYTARDVDNWAQLMARSFMAAGATSQDIVHNAYGYGLFTGGLGAHYGAERLGATIVPISGGSTKRQVMLLKDFGATVICCTPSYALYLFEAAQEAGIDFASLPLKVGIFGAEPWTEEMRKEIESKLQIKAIDIYGLSEIMGPGVAIECVEAQSGLHIQEDHFLAEIIDPDTGEQLPPGSTGELVLTTLTKEAQPLLRYRTRDITSLDCVPCRCGRTFARMRRVKGRSDDMLIIRGVNVFPSQIESILLETEGLAPHYQLVIRREGALDMLEINVEVNEKLFSDEIKNLQRLEAKIQKNIKEFLGVTAKIKLVEPKSIQRSEGKAKRIIDQRNI from the coding sequence ATGATCTTCGACGTCGACAAGGAGACCCTCCCGCGCGAGGATTTGGAAGCCTTGCAGCTTAGGCGTCTCAAATACCTTGTGGAGCGCACCTACGCCAACGTGCCCTTCTACCGGAACAAACTCGACGAATCCGGCGTCAAGCCCGCCGACATCCGCAAGCTTTCGGACGTACGCCTGCTGCCCTTTACCGAGAAGCAAGATCTGCGCAACAACTATCCCTTCGGGCTGTTCGCCGTGCCCAAGGAAAACGTGGTGCGCATCCATGCTTCCTCGGGCACCACGGGCAGGGCCACCGTGGTCGGCTACACTGCCAGGGACGTGGACAACTGGGCTCAGCTCATGGCCCGCTCGTTCATGGCCGCCGGAGCAACCAGCCAAGACATCGTGCATAATGCTTACGGCTACGGCCTGTTCACCGGAGGTCTGGGCGCACATTACGGAGCGGAACGCCTGGGCGCGACCATCGTGCCCATCTCGGGTGGCAGCACCAAGCGCCAAGTCATGTTGCTCAAGGATTTCGGCGCCACCGTGATCTGCTGCACGCCCTCTTATGCCCTGTATCTCTTTGAGGCTGCGCAGGAGGCCGGCATTGATTTCGCGAGCCTGCCGCTCAAGGTTGGCATCTTCGGCGCCGAGCCTTGGACCGAGGAAATGCGCAAAGAGATCGAATCCAAGCTGCAGATCAAGGCCATCGACATCTATGGCTTGTCCGAGATCATGGGTCCCGGCGTGGCCATCGAATGCGTGGAAGCCCAGAGCGGCCTACATATCCAAGAAGATCATTTCCTGGCCGAGATCATCGATCCGGACACGGGTGAGCAGCTTCCTCCCGGCTCCACTGGCGAGCTCGTGCTGACCACGTTGACCAAGGAGGCCCAGCCGCTGCTGCGCTACCGCACGCGCGACATCACCTCCCTCGACTGCGTGCCCTGCCGCTGCGGCAGGACCTTCGCGCGCATGCGCCGCGTCAAGGGCCGCTCCGACGACATGCTCATCATCCGCGGAGTGAACGTCTTCCCCTCCCAGATCGAGTCAATCCTGCTGGAAACAGAAGGCTTGGCGCCGCACTATCAGCTCGTAATACGCCGCGAAGGCGCATTGGACATGCTGGAGATCAACGTGGAGGTCAACGAGAAGCTCTTCTCGGATGAGATCAAGAATTTACAAAGGCTGGAAGCCAAGATACAAAAAAACATCAAAGAGTTCCTAGGCGTCACGGCCAAGATCAAGCTCGTGGAGCCAAAATCCATCCAACGCTCCGAAGGCAAGGCTAAACGCATCATCGACCAGCGGAACATCTAG